In Streptomyces alboniger, the following are encoded in one genomic region:
- a CDS encoding metallophosphoesterase family protein: MSPTPRAMNPRTPTTRAHKARWGNPVAVGSALALVGGVLLWSPAEEADASPAAGPRAGFTAVAAGDIAEQCTASSSSCKHPKTAALVKQINPSFVMTMGDNQYDDARLKDFKNYYDKSWGAFKSKTRPVPGNHETYDPAGSLAGYKSYFGSIAYPRGKSYYSFDQGNWHFIALDSNSFDDDEQIDWLKADLAANSKKCVAAYWHHPLFSSGGHGNDPVSRPVWKLLYANKAELVLNGHDHHYERFAPQNPDGRADANGIVEILGGMGGANPYDIEEVQPNSQKRITKSFGVVKLNFTDTGFSWNLVATDGSTKDTSPSYSCR, translated from the coding sequence ATGTCGCCCACCCCCCGCGCCATGAACCCCCGTACGCCCACCACCCGTGCACACAAGGCCCGTTGGGGCAACCCCGTCGCTGTGGGCTCCGCACTCGCCCTGGTCGGCGGCGTCCTGCTCTGGTCGCCCGCCGAGGAGGCCGACGCCTCCCCCGCCGCCGGGCCCAGGGCGGGCTTCACGGCGGTCGCCGCCGGTGACATCGCCGAGCAGTGCACCGCGAGCAGCAGCAGCTGCAAGCACCCCAAGACCGCGGCCCTGGTCAAGCAGATCAACCCGTCCTTCGTGATGACCATGGGCGACAACCAGTACGACGACGCCCGCCTGAAGGACTTCAAGAACTACTACGACAAGAGCTGGGGCGCCTTCAAGAGCAAGACCCGTCCCGTCCCCGGCAACCACGAGACCTACGACCCGGCCGGCTCGCTCGCGGGCTACAAGTCCTACTTCGGGTCCATCGCCTACCCCCGGGGCAAGAGCTACTACAGCTTCGACCAGGGCAACTGGCACTTCATCGCGCTCGACTCCAACAGCTTCGACGACGACGAGCAGATCGACTGGCTCAAGGCCGACCTGGCAGCCAACTCCAAGAAGTGCGTGGCCGCGTACTGGCACCACCCGCTCTTCTCCTCCGGCGGGCACGGCAACGACCCCGTCAGCCGTCCCGTCTGGAAGCTGCTGTACGCCAACAAGGCCGAGCTGGTCCTCAACGGCCACGACCACCACTACGAGCGGTTCGCTCCCCAGAACCCGGACGGCAGGGCCGACGCCAACGGCATCGTCGAGATCCTCGGCGGCATGGGCGGCGCGAACCCGTACGACATCGAGGAAGTGCAGCCCAACAGCCAGAAGCGGATCACCAAGAGCTTCGGCGTCGTCAAGCTGAACTTCACCGACACCGGGTTCTCCTGGAACCTCGTCGCCACGGACGGCTCGACGAAGGACACCAGCCCCTCCTACAGCTGCCGCTGA
- a CDS encoding MFS transporter → MYLATTDAVAKSSKKTKKTKKSEKTEKSEARRGRVAGPVLALGAVSLVTDISSEMVTAVLPLYFVLQLGLTPLQFGFLDGLYNGVTALVRLAGGYAADRGGRHKLVAGGGYALSTLSRLGLLLAGGATAGIGAALAADRVGKGVRTAPRDALISLSGPPDTLGRAFGVHRAMDTTGALLGPLAAFALLWATADAYDAVFVVSFCFGLLGVLLLVLFVPGRRELSPPKPRDPAARRPGAPALLRVPAFRRVLLAASLLGAATIGDAFLYLLLQRRLDFAVSWFPLLPLGAAAVYLLLAVPAGRLADRVGRRAPFLAGHVALLCGYVLLLAPTDGWPLLVGVLLLLGVFYAATDGVLMALATPVVPRERRARGMAVLQTGQALARLLAAAGFGAAWTLWGIGTALTCAVIALTVALAGAAALLPRTERTP, encoded by the coding sequence ATGTATCTGGCCACCACCGATGCGGTCGCCAAGTCCTCAAAGAAGACGAAGAAGACGAAGAAGTCGGAGAAGACGGAGAAGTCCGAGGCACGACGCGGCCGCGTCGCCGGACCCGTCCTCGCGCTCGGCGCGGTCAGCCTGGTCACCGACATCTCCTCCGAGATGGTCACCGCCGTCCTCCCGCTCTACTTCGTCCTCCAGCTCGGTCTCACTCCCCTCCAGTTCGGGTTCCTCGACGGGCTCTACAACGGAGTCACGGCCCTGGTGCGGCTGGCCGGCGGATACGCGGCCGACCGCGGCGGGCGGCACAAGCTCGTCGCCGGTGGCGGTTACGCCCTCTCCACGCTCTCCCGGCTCGGACTGCTCCTCGCGGGCGGCGCCACCGCCGGGATCGGCGCCGCGCTCGCCGCCGACCGCGTCGGCAAGGGAGTGCGGACCGCGCCGCGTGACGCGCTGATCTCGCTGAGCGGCCCGCCCGACACGCTCGGCCGCGCCTTCGGCGTCCACCGGGCGATGGACACCACGGGGGCGCTCCTCGGACCGCTCGCCGCGTTCGCGCTGCTGTGGGCGACCGCGGACGCCTACGACGCGGTGTTCGTGGTGAGCTTCTGCTTCGGGCTGCTCGGGGTGCTGCTGCTGGTCCTGTTCGTGCCCGGCCGCCGGGAGCTATCGCCCCCGAAGCCTCGGGACCCGGCCGCGCGCCGCCCCGGGGCGCCCGCCCTGCTCCGCGTCCCCGCCTTCCGGCGCGTCCTGCTCGCCGCCTCGCTGCTCGGCGCGGCCACCATCGGCGACGCGTTCCTCTACCTCCTCCTGCAACGGCGGCTCGACTTCGCCGTGTCGTGGTTCCCGCTCCTGCCGCTCGGCGCCGCCGCCGTCTATCTGCTGCTCGCCGTTCCGGCGGGGCGGCTCGCCGACCGCGTCGGGCGCCGCGCGCCCTTCCTCGCCGGGCACGTGGCGCTCCTGTGCGGTTACGTCCTTCTGCTCGCGCCCACCGACGGCTGGCCGCTGCTCGTCGGCGTCCTGCTGCTCCTCGGCGTCTTCTACGCCGCCACCGACGGCGTCCTGATGGCCCTCGCCACGCCCGTGGTGCCCCGCGAGCGCCGGGCCCGCGGCATGGCCGTGCTCCAGACCGGACAGGCCCTCGCCCGGCTCCTCGCCGCCGCGGGGTTCGGCGCCGCCTGGACGCTGTGGGGCATCGGCACGGCGCTGACCTGCGCGGTCATCGCCCTGACGGTGGCCCTCGCGGGGGCGGCCGCACTGCTGCCCCGTACCGAAAGGACCCCATGA
- a CDS encoding RidA family protein, with protein sequence MTTPERIVVPTLFPPPGYAHAAVVEAGTRLAFMAGSVPLDAEGNLVGEGDVTRQTEQVVANLEEALRAVGSDLSQVVASTVYVVADEPPVLTEAWEVVRASRLHAGPHTSTLLGTTCLGYPGQLVEITATATVPHLPPENS encoded by the coding sequence ATGACCACCCCGGAACGCATCGTCGTCCCCACCCTCTTCCCGCCTCCCGGATACGCCCACGCGGCCGTCGTCGAAGCGGGCACCCGTCTCGCCTTCATGGCGGGTTCCGTCCCGCTCGACGCCGAGGGGAACCTCGTCGGGGAGGGGGACGTCACCCGCCAGACCGAGCAGGTCGTCGCCAACCTCGAAGAGGCCCTGCGGGCGGTGGGCAGCGATCTGTCGCAGGTGGTGGCCAGCACGGTGTACGTCGTCGCCGACGAGCCGCCCGTTCTCACCGAGGCCTGGGAGGTCGTCCGCGCCTCCCGGCTGCACGCGGGCCCGCACACCTCGACGCTGCTCGGCACCACGTGCCTCGGTTACCCCGGCCAGCTCGTGGAGATCACCGCCACCGCCACCGTCCCCCACCTCCCCCCGGAGAACTCGTGA
- a CDS encoding GNAT family N-acetyltransferase, translating to MPAPVDPPSVDLRPAAEADGTAVADVYLRSYDAALPTVRRAHSDVEVREFFQYVVVPRGGTWIAEAAGETVGMMVLDGDELSQLYLNPRWRGRGIGDRFVALAKERSPEGLRLWTFQVNAPAQRFYARHGFTEAERTDGSGNEEREPDIHYVWQPA from the coding sequence ATCCCCGCCCCGGTCGACCCGCCCTCGGTCGATCTGCGCCCGGCCGCCGAGGCCGACGGGACCGCCGTCGCCGACGTCTACCTGCGCTCGTACGACGCCGCGCTGCCGACCGTGCGGCGGGCCCACTCCGACGTCGAGGTGCGGGAGTTCTTCCAGTACGTCGTCGTGCCGCGCGGCGGTACGTGGATCGCGGAGGCGGCGGGCGAGACGGTCGGCATGATGGTCCTCGACGGCGACGAGCTGAGCCAGCTCTACCTCAACCCGCGGTGGCGGGGGCGCGGCATCGGCGACCGGTTCGTCGCCCTGGCCAAGGAGCGCAGCCCCGAGGGGCTCCGGCTCTGGACGTTCCAGGTCAACGCCCCGGCGCAGCGGTTCTACGCGCGCCATGGCTTCACGGAGGCCGAGCGGACGGACGGCTCGGGCAACGAGGAGCGAGAGCCCGACATCCACTACGTCTGGCAGCCCGCCTAG
- a CDS encoding glycoside hydrolase family 6 protein, with protein sequence MVLTAVLLLGAAATGGTAAAGAAPGSAPLFWVDPDSAAARQAAEWRAEGRLGDARIIDRIAQRPQAVWLNEDGPGAVVRAHVGAAAMAERTPVFVAYFIPYRDCGAYSSGGALDAAHYRQWIDDFASGLGATDAYVIVEPDAVAHMVAGCEGADAAERYELLAHAVERLKSRPNTKVYLDAGNAGWIPEEQRLVAPLRSAGIDTADGFALNVSNFHTNEDSLEYGHRLADALGGGKHFVIDSSRNGNGPYDGDESWCNPPGRALGTPSTTDTGDPALDAYLWIKRPGESDGTCRGGPRAGRWWPQYALGLAQRTPDRP encoded by the coding sequence GTGGTCCTCACCGCCGTCCTCCTCCTCGGCGCGGCCGCCACCGGCGGTACGGCCGCGGCCGGGGCCGCCCCCGGGTCCGCCCCTCTCTTCTGGGTCGACCCGGACAGCGCCGCCGCCCGGCAGGCCGCCGAGTGGCGGGCGGAGGGACGCCTCGGCGACGCCAGGATCATCGACCGCATCGCGCAGCGGCCCCAGGCCGTGTGGCTCAACGAGGACGGGCCCGGGGCCGTCGTGCGGGCCCATGTGGGGGCGGCGGCGATGGCGGAACGCACCCCGGTGTTCGTCGCCTACTTCATCCCGTACCGCGACTGCGGCGCGTACTCGTCCGGCGGCGCCCTCGACGCCGCGCACTACCGCCAGTGGATCGACGACTTCGCCTCGGGGCTCGGCGCCACGGACGCGTACGTCATCGTGGAACCGGACGCCGTCGCGCACATGGTGGCGGGCTGCGAGGGAGCGGACGCCGCCGAGCGCTACGAACTCCTCGCCCACGCCGTCGAGCGCCTCAAGAGCCGGCCGAACACGAAGGTGTACCTCGACGCGGGCAACGCCGGGTGGATCCCCGAGGAGCAGCGCTTGGTCGCGCCGCTGCGCAGCGCCGGGATCGACACGGCCGACGGCTTCGCCCTGAACGTATCCAACTTCCATACGAACGAGGACAGTCTGGAGTACGGACACCGGCTCGCCGACGCGCTCGGCGGCGGCAAGCACTTCGTCATCGACAGCAGCCGCAACGGCAACGGTCCCTACGACGGCGACGAGTCCTGGTGCAATCCGCCCGGCCGCGCCCTCGGCACCCCGTCCACCACTGACACGGGCGATCCCGCGCTCGACGCCTACCTGTGGATCAAGCGGCCGGGCGAGTCCGACGGCACGTGCCGGGGCGGGCCGCGGGCCGGGCGGTGGTGGCCGCAGTACGCCCTGGGCCTCGCGCAACGGACCCCGGACCGGCCCTGA
- a CDS encoding MFS transporter, with amino-acid sequence MDDTRAAKPSAAAYRNLAVATVGFTLTFWAWDLVAPLGSDFKDRLGLSSFEQSLLVAVPVIVGSLGRVPVGALTDRYGARLMFPLVSAFTIVPVLLIIPARNSYAAMLAVGFLLGLGGTTFAIGIPLVNSWFPPARRGFALGVFGMGMGGVALSGYFTPRIADHGDNLPFIVVAIALAAFAVLAAVLITDRPDRPVPTSALTTRLGRAGRLRVTWELSALYAIGFGGIVAFGVYLPTYLKTWYDLSPTEAGTKAAGFALVTVVFRPIGGWLSDRLHPATVTSYALAVVALFAVMQAFDPTLYPMGTICFLAMAAGLGTASGSVFALVSQVTPQPQVGSVTGIVGAVGGLGGFVPPLVMGAIYSAKDSYSIGFMLLSDLALAGCVYAYGRMRNTKAA; translated from the coding sequence GTGGACGACACTCGCGCAGCCAAGCCCTCTGCCGCCGCCTACCGCAATCTGGCCGTCGCCACGGTCGGGTTCACGCTCACCTTCTGGGCCTGGGACCTGGTGGCGCCGCTCGGCAGCGACTTCAAGGACCGGCTCGGGCTCAGCTCCTTCGAACAGTCGCTCCTGGTCGCCGTGCCGGTGATCGTCGGCTCGCTGGGCCGCGTCCCCGTCGGCGCGCTCACCGACCGCTACGGCGCCCGGCTGATGTTCCCCCTGGTCTCGGCGTTCACCATCGTCCCGGTGCTGCTGATCATCCCCGCCAGGAACAGTTACGCCGCGATGCTCGCCGTCGGCTTCCTGCTGGGGCTCGGCGGTACGACGTTCGCCATCGGCATCCCCCTGGTCAACTCCTGGTTCCCGCCCGCCCGCAGAGGCTTCGCGCTCGGCGTCTTCGGCATGGGCATGGGCGGCGTGGCGCTCTCCGGCTACTTCACGCCCCGCATCGCCGACCACGGCGACAACCTGCCCTTCATCGTCGTGGCGATCGCGCTGGCCGCCTTCGCGGTGCTCGCCGCGGTCCTGATCACCGACCGCCCGGACCGGCCCGTGCCCACCAGCGCGCTCACCACCCGGCTCGGCCGGGCCGGGCGGCTGCGGGTCACCTGGGAACTGTCGGCGCTGTACGCGATCGGCTTCGGCGGGATCGTCGCCTTCGGCGTGTACCTGCCCACGTACCTCAAGACCTGGTACGACCTCTCACCCACCGAAGCCGGCACCAAAGCGGCCGGATTCGCGCTCGTCACCGTCGTCTTCAGGCCCATCGGCGGCTGGCTCTCCGACCGGCTCCACCCGGCCACGGTCACCTCCTACGCGCTCGCCGTCGTCGCGCTCTTCGCCGTCATGCAGGCCTTCGACCCGACGCTGTACCCGATGGGCACCATCTGCTTCCTCGCCATGGCGGCGGGCCTCGGCACCGCGAGCGGCAGCGTCTTCGCCCTCGTCTCCCAGGTCACCCCGCAGCCGCAGGTCGGCTCGGTCACGGGCATCGTCGGCGCGGTGGGCGGCCTCGGCGGGTTCGTCCCGCCGCTGGTCATGGGTGCCATCTACAGTGCCAAGGACTCGTACTCGATCGGCTTCATGCTGCTGTCGGACCTGGCGCTGGCGGGCTGCGTGTACGCGTACGGGAGGATGCGGAACACGAAGGCGGCCTGA
- a CDS encoding uracil-DNA glycosylase has translation MDGLSELDERITGCRACPRLVDWREEVARTKRAAFEDWTYWGRPVPGFGPHDASLLIIGLAPAAHGANRTGRMFTGDRSGEFLYPALYDVGLASRPTAESADDGLTLYGTRITSPVHCAPPANKPTTEERDTCRPWLVSELKLLAPTLKAVIVLGGFGWQAALPAFSAAGWQVPKPRPAFGHGAHVVLPGGPEGKGLDVFGCFHVSQRNTFTGRLTPGMLRNVLRTAAAEAGLHPNGPAE, from the coding sequence ATGGACGGCCTCAGCGAACTGGACGAGCGGATCACCGGCTGCCGCGCCTGCCCCCGCCTGGTCGACTGGCGCGAGGAGGTCGCGCGCACCAAGCGCGCCGCCTTCGAGGACTGGACGTACTGGGGGCGCCCGGTGCCCGGCTTCGGCCCGCACGACGCCTCGCTGCTGATCATCGGCCTCGCGCCCGCCGCGCACGGCGCCAACCGCACGGGGCGGATGTTCACCGGCGACCGCTCGGGCGAGTTCCTCTACCCGGCGCTGTACGACGTCGGTCTCGCCTCGCGCCCCACCGCCGAGAGCGCCGACGACGGGCTGACCCTGTACGGCACCCGCATCACCTCACCCGTGCACTGCGCCCCGCCCGCCAACAAGCCCACCACGGAGGAGCGCGACACCTGCCGCCCCTGGCTGGTGAGCGAGCTGAAACTGCTCGCCCCGACGCTCAAGGCGGTCATCGTGCTCGGCGGCTTCGGCTGGCAGGCCGCGCTGCCCGCCTTCTCGGCGGCGGGATGGCAGGTGCCGAAGCCGCGCCCGGCGTTCGGGCACGGGGCGCACGTGGTCCTGCCGGGCGGCCCCGAAGGCAAGGGACTCGACGTCTTCGGCTGCTTCCACGTCAGCCAGCGCAACACGTTCACGGGACGGCTGACCCCCGGGATGCTGCGGAACGTGCTGCGCACGGCCGCCGCGGAGGCGGGGCTGCACCCGAATGGCCCAGCAGAGTGA
- a CDS encoding YfcC family protein, with the protein MTVLAVVTVAVWLLAFLIPSGQYDRSDSGAPVEGTYHRVDSGQSFVDRLNDLFLAPVNGLYGIQDEKTSFVAPDNVGSLYGSAGVFLFVLAIGAFITVVFATGALDRGIGRLAHRLRERGALLIAGIMVVFSVLGTVEGFAEETLGFYGLIVPLMLALGYDRMTAVGAIILGAGVGVLCSTVNPFATGVASSAADISLGDGIVLRFAMWIVLTAVTVAYVIRYARRVQRDPERSLSGFLPGDRDRERAAAAASEVPELTRLHKTVLVATALVFAFMIFSVVPWSSALTGDADATPYGFELGWSFPQLAALFLCAAVLIGLVARMGEQRLSSTIIQGAADFVSPALVILLARGVTTIMNNSKITDTVLHSIEGVVKGTSSGLFAVIVFVVNLPLAFLIPSTSGHATLAMPILAPLADFAGVPRAVVVTAWQAASGWMNLWVPTTAVTIGGVALAKVGYDRYLRFVWPLLAVLFLLICGFVALGALLT; encoded by the coding sequence CTGACGGTCCTCGCCGTCGTCACCGTCGCCGTCTGGCTGCTCGCCTTCCTCATCCCCTCCGGACAGTACGACCGGAGCGACTCCGGTGCCCCCGTCGAGGGCACCTACCACCGCGTCGACTCCGGACAGTCCTTCGTCGACCGCCTCAACGACCTGTTCCTGGCGCCCGTCAACGGCCTCTACGGCATCCAGGACGAGAAGACCTCGTTCGTCGCGCCCGACAACGTGGGCTCGCTGTACGGCAGCGCGGGCGTCTTCCTGTTCGTGCTCGCCATCGGCGCCTTCATCACCGTGGTCTTCGCGACCGGGGCGCTGGACCGGGGCATCGGGCGGCTCGCGCACCGGCTGCGGGAGCGCGGCGCGCTGCTCATCGCCGGGATCATGGTCGTCTTCTCCGTCCTCGGCACCGTCGAGGGCTTCGCCGAGGAGACGCTCGGCTTCTACGGGCTGATCGTGCCGCTGATGCTCGCCCTCGGCTACGACCGCATGACCGCCGTCGGCGCCATCATCCTCGGCGCGGGCGTCGGCGTGCTGTGCTCGACCGTGAACCCCTTCGCGACGGGCGTGGCCTCCTCCGCCGCCGACATCTCCCTCGGTGACGGCATCGTGCTGCGCTTCGCCATGTGGATCGTCCTGACCGCGGTCACGGTGGCGTACGTCATCCGCTACGCCAGGCGGGTCCAGCGCGACCCCGAGCGCTCCCTGTCGGGGTTCCTGCCGGGCGACCGGGACCGCGAGCGGGCCGCGGCCGCCGCGAGCGAGGTGCCGGAGCTGACCCGGCTGCACAAGACCGTGCTCGTCGCGACGGCGCTCGTCTTCGCCTTCATGATCTTCTCGGTGGTGCCCTGGTCGAGCGCGCTCACCGGCGACGCCGACGCCACCCCGTACGGCTTCGAACTCGGCTGGTCGTTCCCGCAGTTGGCGGCCCTGTTCCTCTGCGCGGCCGTCCTCATCGGGCTCGTCGCGCGGATGGGGGAGCAGCGGCTCAGCTCGACGATCATCCAGGGCGCGGCCGACTTCGTCTCGCCCGCGCTGGTCATCCTGCTGGCCCGCGGCGTCACGACGATCATGAACAACTCGAAGATCACCGACACGGTGCTCCACTCCATCGAGGGCGTGGTCAAGGGCACGTCCTCGGGGCTGTTCGCGGTCATCGTCTTCGTCGTGAACCTCCCACTCGCCTTCCTGATCCCCTCCACCTCCGGCCACGCCACGCTCGCCATGCCGATCCTCGCCCCGCTCGCCGACTTCGCCGGCGTCCCGCGCGCGGTCGTCGTGACGGCCTGGCAGGCGGCCAGCGGCTGGATGAACCTGTGGGTGCCGACCACCGCGGTCACCATCGGCGGCGTGGCGCTGGCGAAGGTCGGCTACGACAGGTACCTGCGGTTCGTGTGGCCGCTGCTCGCCGTGCTGTTCCTGCTGATCTGCGGGTTCGTGGCGCTGGGGGCGCTGCTGACCTGA
- a CDS encoding peptidase dimerization domain-containing protein: MPWSSPTSATSAPGPPTLTTGLRGACEVVVEVRTLDEPRHSGAFGGAAPDALLVLLKALGTLHDVHGDVAVEGLRREGWSGTTYTEEEFRSLAGVCEGVPLIGSGSLGERLWSGPAITVIGLDAPSVEHAASAVVPYARAKLNLRFHPRQDPKEAQARLVEHLRSLKPFGVPLTVTPGDTGPGYEAATGGPAYRAALTALKEAWGTDASYVATGGSIPLVNGLAEAVPEAEVLLFGAQDGMCNLHAPNERVLLSELRNTVVALCAFVREYAAGFQIEGGAA, translated from the coding sequence ATGCCATGGTCATCGCCGACCTCGGCAACCTCCGCCCCGGGACCCCCCACCCTCACCACCGGACTGCGCGGCGCCTGCGAGGTGGTGGTCGAGGTCCGCACCCTCGACGAGCCGCGCCACAGCGGCGCGTTCGGCGGCGCCGCGCCCGACGCGCTGCTCGTGCTGCTCAAGGCGCTGGGCACCCTCCACGACGTGCACGGGGACGTCGCGGTCGAGGGGCTGCGACGCGAGGGCTGGAGCGGAACGACGTACACGGAGGAGGAGTTCCGTTCGCTGGCGGGTGTGTGCGAGGGCGTGCCGCTGATCGGCAGCGGCAGTCTCGGCGAGCGGCTGTGGAGCGGGCCCGCGATCACCGTGATCGGCCTGGACGCGCCGAGCGTCGAGCACGCCGCGTCCGCCGTCGTGCCGTACGCCCGCGCCAAGCTGAACCTGCGGTTCCATCCCCGGCAGGATCCGAAGGAGGCGCAGGCCAGGCTGGTTGAGCACCTGCGCTCGCTCAAGCCCTTCGGTGTCCCGCTCACCGTCACGCCGGGCGACACCGGGCCCGGTTACGAGGCCGCCACCGGCGGGCCCGCCTACCGCGCCGCGCTCACCGCGCTCAAGGAGGCCTGGGGGACGGACGCCTCGTACGTCGCGACCGGCGGCTCGATCCCGCTCGTCAACGGCCTCGCCGAGGCGGTGCCCGAAGCGGAGGTGCTGCTCTTCGGCGCCCAGGACGGCATGTGCAATCTGCACGCTCCGAACGAGCGGGTCCTCCTCTCCGAACTGCGCAACACGGTCGTGGCCCTGTGCGCCTTCGTACGGGAGTACGCGGCCGGCTTCCAGATCGAAGGCGGTGCGGCGTGA
- a CDS encoding RNA-binding S4 domain-containing protein — translation MASETSGGGTGRTPDSAADSSPGSAGGGAAAGGGSVRVDSWIWSVRLVKTRSTGAAACKGGHVRVNGERVKPAYGVRVGDEVRLRQPGGRERIVIVKRVIRKRVGAPVAAEAYVDNSPPPPPREAVAPAGIRDRGTGRPTKRDRREMERLRGVEG, via the coding sequence ATGGCTTCGGAGACTTCAGGAGGCGGCACGGGCCGCACGCCGGACAGCGCGGCGGACAGCTCGCCGGGCAGCGCGGGGGGCGGCGCCGCCGCGGGCGGGGGCTCGGTGCGTGTCGACAGCTGGATCTGGTCGGTCCGCCTCGTCAAGACCCGCTCGACGGGCGCCGCGGCCTGCAAGGGCGGACATGTGCGGGTCAACGGCGAGCGCGTCAAACCCGCGTACGGCGTGCGCGTGGGCGACGAGGTGCGCCTGCGGCAGCCGGGCGGCCGGGAGCGGATCGTGATCGTCAAACGCGTCATCCGCAAGCGTGTGGGCGCGCCGGTCGCCGCCGAGGCGTACGTCGACAACAGCCCGCCGCCCCCACCGCGCGAGGCCGTGGCCCCGGCGGGCATCCGCGACCGCGGCACGGGCCGCCCCACGAAGAGGGACCGCCGCGAGATGGAACGCCTGCGGGGCGTGGAGGGCTAG
- a CDS encoding DoxX family protein has product MTAPAATIAAATTTARTAPRGRGARIALRTVQVLLAVFFGVASGVPKLIAHPTAVESFDKLGWGAPGMYTIGALELLGGIALLIPLLSSVAATAFIGLMIGAFIVTLTSFGGENAATPLVVILPLAWIAWARRDETTKLIARLRG; this is encoded by the coding sequence GTGACCGCCCCCGCTGCCACCATCGCCGCAGCCACCACCACCGCCCGCACCGCCCCCCGTGGCCGCGGCGCCCGCATCGCGCTGCGCACCGTGCAGGTGCTGCTCGCCGTGTTCTTCGGTGTCGCGAGCGGTGTGCCGAAGCTGATCGCGCACCCCACCGCCGTCGAGTCCTTCGACAAGCTCGGCTGGGGCGCGCCCGGCATGTACACCATCGGCGCGCTGGAACTGCTCGGCGGTATCGCGCTGTTGATCCCGCTGCTGTCCTCGGTCGCCGCGACGGCGTTCATCGGCCTGATGATCGGCGCGTTCATCGTGACGCTCACGTCGTTCGGCGGGGAGAACGCGGCGACGCCGCTGGTCGTGATCCTGCCGCTGGCGTGGATCGCGTGGGCGCGGCGCGACGAGACGACGAAGCTGATCGCCCGCCTCCGGGGGTAG
- a CDS encoding DUF6343 family protein yields the protein MRTGSEPLTARSPLRMRFWFSVWGLAWAALGTAAFALTGRTGWSVACGVLLVVVAADLAWVVHRMRQGPHYQPGRDIPPYDPPDAP from the coding sequence ATGCGTACAGGCAGTGAACCACTGACCGCGCGCAGTCCTCTGCGGATGCGCTTCTGGTTCAGCGTGTGGGGCCTCGCCTGGGCCGCCCTCGGCACGGCCGCGTTCGCGCTCACCGGGCGGACGGGCTGGTCGGTGGCGTGCGGGGTGCTGCTGGTGGTGGTCGCGGCCGACCTGGCGTGGGTGGTGCACCGCATGCGGCAGGGCCCGCACTACCAGCCGGGCCGGGACATCCCGCCGTACGATCCGCCGGACGCCCCCTGA
- a CDS encoding tetratricopeptide repeat protein, which produces MPEITPETHVIDFRAAEQLLAARDPRGAVKLLDTVIAAHPENTAARLLRARAFFAAAQLRAAELEFSIVLEREPDNAFAHFALARTYERGARPEQARRHFRLAAALDPQPEYVAAARFDKDD; this is translated from the coding sequence GTGCCCGAAATAACCCCGGAGACCCATGTCATCGACTTCCGTGCGGCGGAGCAGCTCCTTGCCGCGCGGGATCCCCGCGGCGCGGTGAAGCTCCTCGACACGGTCATCGCCGCCCACCCCGAGAACACCGCGGCCCGGCTGCTGCGGGCGCGCGCCTTCTTCGCCGCCGCGCAACTGCGCGCCGCCGAGCTGGAGTTCAGCATCGTCCTGGAGCGCGAGCCGGACAACGCGTTCGCGCACTTCGCCCTCGCCCGTACCTACGAGCGCGGCGCGCGGCCCGAGCAGGCACGGCGCCACTTCCGCCTCGCGGCGGCCCTCGACCCACAGCCCGAGTACGTGGCGGCGGCCCGCTTCGACAAGGACGACTGA
- the coaE gene encoding dephospho-CoA kinase, translating to MLKVGLTGGIGAGKSEVSRLLVASGAVLIDADKIAREVVEPGTPGLAAVVEAFGPEVLAPDGSLDRPRLGAIVFADAGKLAALNSIVHPLVGARSAELEQSASGDAVVVHDVPLLAENGLAPLYDVVVVVDASPETQLERLVRLRGMSEEDARARMAAQATREKRLEIADIVIDNDGPLDGLRERVAEVWAELARRAARP from the coding sequence ATGCTGAAGGTAGGTCTGACCGGCGGAATCGGCGCCGGCAAGAGTGAAGTCTCGCGGCTCCTTGTCGCGTCCGGTGCCGTCCTGATCGACGCCGACAAGATCGCGCGCGAGGTCGTGGAGCCCGGAACTCCCGGACTGGCGGCCGTCGTCGAGGCCTTCGGGCCGGAAGTCCTGGCGCCGGACGGCTCCCTGGACAGGCCGCGGCTCGGCGCGATCGTCTTCGCCGACGCCGGGAAGCTGGCCGCCCTCAACTCGATCGTGCACCCACTGGTCGGCGCCCGCTCCGCCGAACTCGAACAGTCCGCGTCCGGCGACGCGGTGGTCGTCCACGACGTGCCGCTGCTCGCCGAGAACGGCCTCGCCCCGCTGTACGACGTCGTGGTCGTCGTCGACGCGAGCCCCGAGACCCAGCTGGAGCGTCTGGTGCGGCTGCGCGGCATGAGTGAGGAGGACGCCCGCGCGCGGATGGCCGCGCAGGCCACCCGAGAGAAGCGCCTGGAGATCGCGGACATCGTGATCGACAACGACGGCCCCCTCGACGGCCTGCGGGAGCGGGTCGCCGAGGTCTGGGCGGAGCTTGCGCGCAGGGCTGCTCGTCCGTAG